The Opitutus sp. ER46 genome contains a region encoding:
- a CDS encoding L-ribulose-5-phosphate 4-epimerase, with amino-acid sequence MLEELKREAYEANLLLPKNGLINLTFGNASAIDRAKGIFAIKPSGVDYAVLRAEDMVLVDLEGKKVEGKLNPSSDTPTHRRLFLGFPSIGGVVHTHSSHATAFAQAGRAVPIFGTTHADYFYGEIPVTRKMTPEQIASAYEWETGTVILERFKGIDPLDCPAVLVNRHGPFTWGPTVAKAVEVAIAAECCAAVALMSLQLEPTLLPIEPELLNKHFKRKHGPGAYYGQPDRKPEA; translated from the coding sequence ATGCTCGAAGAACTCAAACGCGAGGCCTACGAGGCCAACCTTCTCCTCCCGAAGAACGGGCTCATCAACCTGACCTTCGGCAACGCCAGCGCGATCGACCGCGCCAAGGGCATCTTCGCCATCAAGCCCAGCGGCGTGGACTACGCCGTCCTCCGCGCCGAGGACATGGTCCTCGTCGACCTCGAGGGGAAGAAGGTCGAGGGTAAGCTCAATCCCTCCTCCGACACTCCGACCCACCGCCGGCTTTTTCTCGGTTTCCCGTCCATCGGCGGCGTCGTGCACACGCACTCCTCGCACGCCACGGCGTTCGCCCAGGCCGGCCGCGCTGTGCCGATCTTCGGCACCACGCACGCGGACTATTTCTACGGCGAGATCCCGGTCACCCGGAAGATGACGCCCGAGCAGATCGCCTCCGCCTACGAGTGGGAAACGGGCACCGTCATCCTCGAGCGTTTCAAGGGGATCGACCCGCTCGACTGCCCGGCCGTCCTCGTCAACCGCCACGGCCCGTTCACCTGGGGCCCGACTGTCGCGAAGGCCGTCGAGGTCGCCATCGCCGCCGAGTGCTGCGCCGCCGTGGCGCTGATGTCGCTGCAGCTCGAGCCGACGCTGCTTCCGATCGAGCCCGAGCTCCTCAACAAGCACTTCAAGCGCAAGCACGGCCCCGGCGCGTATTACGGCCAGCCCGACCGGAAGCCGGAGGCCTGA
- a CDS encoding acyltransferase, which translates to MLVGPLSEREDVTLRKPAAVSPRRGDFGRSPADGGASAPAESPGPRRLLSLDMLRGVAILLVLGRHQVAPAEGLGWFQPLAAGWTHIGWSGVDLFFVLSGFLVSGLLFSEYQRRGGVDVKRFMIRRGFKIWPPYLVYVALVAAWLGWKQFSAGGPGVWGELWPNLFHVQNYFHTPRMHTWSLAVEEHFYLAVALGFYLVLTRGHGAAVLRWLPVGVVAALIGLAALRTGLALRHGAAQLNLYATHLRFDGLLLGTLLAYWTHFSPERLAVVARRPGWAMAVGVALAAPTLWLAPEANAATAGVGLLALYVGYGLILIGWLNFAAEVKAGRRLLRRRPAAWLGAVGFFSYSIYLWHVDLAQVPLHKLALAARAAGAAPGLVWCVATLLYMLAAFAVGRLVGRLLEAPALALRDRLFPSRTPTPL; encoded by the coding sequence ATGCTGGTCGGCCCCCTTTCCGAGCGCGAGGACGTGACGCTGCGCAAGCCGGCGGCGGTATCGCCGCGACGTGGCGATTTCGGCCGGTCGCCGGCGGATGGCGGTGCGAGTGCGCCGGCCGAGTCGCCGGGCCCGCGGCGGCTCCTGTCGCTCGATATGTTGCGCGGGGTGGCAATCCTGCTGGTGCTCGGGCGCCATCAGGTGGCGCCGGCGGAAGGGCTCGGGTGGTTTCAGCCGCTGGCCGCTGGATGGACGCACATCGGGTGGTCGGGCGTGGATCTCTTTTTCGTGCTCAGCGGCTTCCTGGTGAGCGGGCTGTTGTTTTCGGAGTACCAGCGGCGGGGCGGGGTGGACGTGAAGCGGTTTATGATTCGCCGGGGATTCAAGATCTGGCCGCCGTATCTCGTGTACGTGGCCTTGGTGGCGGCGTGGCTTGGCTGGAAGCAGTTCTCGGCCGGAGGACCGGGCGTGTGGGGCGAACTGTGGCCGAACCTCTTTCACGTGCAGAACTACTTCCACACGCCGCGCATGCACACGTGGAGCCTGGCAGTGGAGGAGCACTTCTATCTGGCGGTGGCCCTTGGCTTCTACCTCGTCCTGACGCGCGGCCACGGTGCCGCGGTGCTGCGCTGGTTGCCGGTGGGAGTGGTTGCTGCGTTGATCGGACTGGCCGCGTTGCGCACCGGGCTGGCACTGCGGCACGGGGCGGCGCAACTGAATCTCTACGCAACGCACCTGCGGTTTGACGGCCTGCTGCTCGGCACGCTGCTCGCGTATTGGACGCACTTCTCGCCGGAACGGCTCGCGGTCGTCGCGCGCCGACCGGGTTGGGCGATGGCGGTCGGCGTCGCATTGGCTGCGCCGACGCTGTGGCTGGCGCCGGAGGCGAACGCGGCGACGGCGGGCGTCGGCCTGCTCGCGCTGTATGTCGGCTACGGGCTGATCCTCATCGGCTGGCTCAACTTTGCGGCCGAGGTCAAAGCCGGCCGGCGCCTGCTGCGGCGGCGACCGGCGGCATGGCTGGGGGCGGTGGGATTCTTTAGCTACTCGATCTACCTCTGGCACGTGGACCTGGCCCAAGTGCCCTTGCACAAGCTGGCGCTGGCGGCGCGCGCGGCGGGAGCGGCGCCGGGCCTCGTCTGGTGCGTCGCGACGTTGCTGTACATGCTTGCGGCGTTTGCGGTCGGCCGGCTAGTCGGCCGGCTGTTGGAGGCCCCCGCGCTGGCCTTGCGGGATCGCCTCTTCCCCAGCCGCACGCCCACTCCGCTCTGA
- a CDS encoding LacI family DNA-binding transcriptional regulator produces the protein MPRVTLNDIAKKVGYSKNTVSLALRGDPQIPPSTRDRIRQVAETLGYQPNAIVAHLMAQLRASQSPRFQAKLALVNANRDQDAFRTHPTIPTYVEGCERRASRLGYGFDRFWLHDPNMRAETWIRVLRTRNINGIILVGLMDQNRLPAHLRPVWETFPTVVTGVRTREPALSFSCVDHHSLVLSAFENALTLGYQRPALVLDDVIDRLVDRRFSAGFLTAQEGLPSGSRIPAFRQLTQAWQNPKVFHTWLDRYKPDVLFTLYNAVFDWLKARGKRVPEDIGVIQLEWRASKPDIAGMNQHNDVTGEAAVDLVVSQIHNNEYGVPSFPRATLIGSTWMPGKTVRTAAALQSAQG, from the coding sequence ATGCCCCGCGTCACGCTGAACGACATCGCGAAGAAGGTCGGCTACTCGAAGAACACGGTATCGCTCGCCCTCCGCGGTGATCCCCAGATCCCGCCGTCCACCCGCGACCGGATTCGCCAGGTGGCCGAGACGCTCGGCTACCAGCCCAACGCGATCGTCGCGCACCTCATGGCGCAGCTCCGCGCCAGCCAGTCGCCACGTTTCCAGGCCAAGCTCGCGCTCGTGAACGCCAACCGCGACCAGGACGCCTTCCGCACGCATCCGACGATCCCGACCTACGTCGAGGGCTGCGAGCGCCGGGCCTCCCGGCTGGGCTATGGCTTTGACCGGTTCTGGCTGCACGATCCGAACATGCGCGCCGAGACCTGGATCCGCGTGCTGCGGACCCGTAACATCAACGGCATCATCCTGGTCGGCCTCATGGACCAGAACCGGCTGCCGGCGCATCTCCGACCGGTCTGGGAGACCTTTCCCACCGTCGTTACCGGCGTGCGCACGCGCGAGCCCGCCCTCTCCTTCAGTTGCGTCGACCACCACAGCCTCGTGCTCTCCGCCTTCGAGAATGCGCTGACGTTGGGATACCAACGGCCCGCACTGGTCCTCGACGACGTGATCGACCGCCTCGTCGACCGCCGCTTCTCCGCCGGCTTCCTCACCGCACAGGAGGGCCTGCCAAGCGGCAGCCGGATCCCGGCGTTTCGCCAACTCACCCAAGCCTGGCAGAACCCGAAGGTCTTCCACACCTGGCTCGACCGCTACAAGCCGGACGTTCTCTTCACGCTCTACAACGCGGTGTTCGACTGGCTGAAGGCGCGCGGCAAACGCGTGCCAGAGGACATTGGCGTGATCCAGCTCGAGTGGCGCGCCTCCAAGCCGGACATCGCCGGCATGAACCAGCACAACGACGTCACTGGCGAGGCCGCCGTCGATCTCGTCGTCAGCCAGATCCACAACAACGAGTACGGCGTGCCCTCGTTCCCGCGCGCGACGCTGATCGGCTCCACCTGGATGCCCGGCAAGACCGTCCGCACCGCCGCCGCTCTCCAGTCAGCGCAGGGCTGA
- a CDS encoding matrixin family metalloprotease, with protein sequence MRLRLIFLAATLFAAVPALPAYTLNSSKWPAGTVPMQLQLGPTPLALADGNASWDASAEDALATWNRLITGMQFAAIRGSTAVQAQGNRINNVFFSDTVYGEAWGTGVLAVTLTYTSSRGQTVETDVIFNRNLKWDSYRGATRYSGGTTFDFHRVALHEFGHALGLGHPDQNNQSVTAIMNSRVSNLDALATDDISGAQALYGAAATTPPPPGIIAGGRLVNLSSRGFVGPGGALTAGFVLRGSTQRNILVRGVGPALREYGVTNPLADPQLTVIAQAGSQAVGSNDNWGQTPQLASTFQAIGAFPLASASPDAALQLPLTPTAYTARITPGTSGGSGLALAEVYDLGTSAADGQLVNVSTLGESGRGEQALVVGFTVQGAENVRKKLLVRAVGPFLSAFNVPSPMANPQLAIYRLGESTPFVTNDDWQSSAEMSSAVSVTQAFALTPGSRDAAVLVTLAPGSYTVVITGVGDTTGPVLGEIYDAAP encoded by the coding sequence ATGCGCCTCCGTCTGATTTTCCTCGCGGCCACGCTCTTCGCCGCCGTGCCCGCCCTTCCGGCGTACACGTTGAACAGCTCCAAGTGGCCCGCCGGCACGGTTCCCATGCAGCTCCAACTCGGCCCCACGCCCCTCGCGCTCGCCGACGGCAACGCCTCGTGGGACGCCTCCGCCGAGGACGCGCTAGCGACCTGGAATCGCCTGATCACCGGCATGCAGTTCGCCGCCATCCGTGGCTCCACCGCGGTCCAGGCCCAGGGCAACCGCATCAACAACGTGTTCTTCAGTGACACCGTCTATGGCGAGGCCTGGGGCACCGGCGTCCTCGCGGTCACCCTCACCTACACGTCCAGCCGCGGGCAGACCGTCGAGACTGACGTGATCTTCAACCGCAACCTGAAGTGGGATTCCTACCGCGGCGCCACGCGCTACAGCGGTGGCACCACCTTCGATTTTCATCGCGTCGCCCTCCACGAGTTCGGCCACGCCCTCGGCCTCGGACATCCCGATCAGAACAACCAGAGCGTCACCGCGATCATGAACAGCAGGGTGAGCAACCTCGACGCGCTCGCCACCGACGACATCAGCGGCGCCCAGGCGCTCTATGGCGCGGCCGCGACCACGCCGCCGCCGCCCGGCATCATCGCCGGCGGCCGGCTCGTGAATCTCTCGAGCCGCGGCTTCGTCGGCCCCGGTGGCGCACTCACCGCCGGCTTCGTCCTGCGTGGGTCCACCCAGCGCAACATTCTCGTCCGCGGCGTCGGCCCGGCGCTCCGCGAGTACGGTGTGACCAACCCGCTCGCCGACCCGCAGCTCACCGTCATCGCCCAGGCCGGGTCCCAGGCTGTCGGCAGCAACGACAACTGGGGCCAGACGCCCCAGCTCGCCTCGACCTTCCAAGCCATCGGCGCCTTCCCGCTCGCCTCGGCCTCGCCCGATGCCGCCCTCCAGCTTCCGCTCACTCCCACCGCCTACACCGCCCGCATTACGCCGGGGACATCCGGCGGCAGCGGCCTCGCGCTCGCGGAAGTGTACGACCTCGGCACAAGCGCCGCCGACGGCCAACTCGTCAACGTCTCCACCCTCGGTGAATCCGGCCGCGGCGAGCAGGCGCTCGTCGTGGGCTTCACCGTCCAGGGCGCCGAGAACGTTCGCAAAAAACTCCTCGTCCGCGCCGTCGGCCCGTTCCTCAGCGCGTTCAACGTCCCGAGCCCCATGGCCAATCCGCAGCTCGCGATCTACCGCCTCGGCGAGAGCACGCCATTCGTGACCAACGACGACTGGCAGTCCTCCGCCGAGATGAGCAGCGCCGTTAGCGTCACGCAGGCCTTCGCCCTCACTCCCGGCAGCCGCGACGCTGCGGTGCTCGTCACCCTCGCGCCGGGTTCCTACACGGTCGTCATCACCGGCGTCGGCGACACGACCGGCCCGGTGCTTGGCGAAATCTACGACGCCGCCCCGTGA
- the araA gene encoding L-arabinose isomerase, translating to MKLLASPEIWFVTGSQHLYGPETLKQVAADSQAIVNGLNASKRIPLKIVFKPTVKSSEEVRAVCLDANNDANCAGLILWMHTFSPSKMWIGGLNALRKPFLHLHTQFNRDLPWGTIDMDFMNLNQSAHGDREAGFIHTRMRLGRKVVVGHWQDPEVQDRVATWMRVTRAWHDWQGAKFCRFGDNMRQVAVTEGDKVAAELKFGFAVNGYGVGDLVAKMNEVSDHAIDSLCADYQDQYNVVKDLRKGGSRHDSLRYSARIELGLRAFLEEGGFKGFTDTFEDLHGMRQLPGMASQRLMADGYGFGGEGDWKTSALVRAMKVMGADLKGGTSFMEDYTYHLSPKGHQVLGAHMLEICPSIAATKPSIEIHPLGIGGKEDPVRMVFDAATGPAINASLVDLGNRFRLIVNEVDAVKTPKLPKLPVARAVWECRPDFKTACAAWILAGGAHHTGYSYTVTTEHMDDFATIAGIELAVINGDTKLSQFKQDLRNNEVYFHLAQGIRV from the coding sequence ATGAAACTCCTCGCCTCTCCCGAAATCTGGTTCGTCACCGGCAGCCAGCATCTGTACGGCCCCGAGACCCTCAAGCAGGTCGCGGCCGACTCCCAGGCCATCGTCAACGGGCTCAACGCTTCGAAGCGCATTCCGCTGAAGATAGTCTTCAAGCCCACGGTCAAATCCTCCGAGGAGGTCCGCGCGGTTTGTCTCGACGCCAACAACGACGCCAACTGCGCCGGACTGATCCTGTGGATGCACACGTTCTCGCCGTCGAAGATGTGGATCGGCGGGCTGAACGCGCTGCGCAAGCCGTTCCTCCACCTGCACACGCAGTTCAACCGCGACCTGCCGTGGGGCACGATCGACATGGATTTCATGAACCTGAACCAGTCGGCGCACGGCGACCGCGAGGCCGGGTTCATCCACACCCGCATGCGCCTCGGCCGGAAGGTCGTCGTCGGCCACTGGCAGGATCCCGAGGTGCAGGACCGCGTCGCCACCTGGATGCGCGTCACGCGCGCCTGGCACGACTGGCAGGGCGCCAAGTTCTGCCGCTTCGGTGACAACATGCGCCAAGTCGCCGTCACCGAGGGCGACAAGGTCGCCGCCGAGCTCAAGTTCGGTTTCGCCGTCAACGGCTACGGCGTGGGCGATCTCGTCGCCAAGATGAACGAGGTCTCCGACCACGCCATCGACAGCCTCTGCGCCGATTACCAGGACCAGTACAACGTGGTAAAGGACCTCCGCAAAGGCGGCAGCCGCCACGATTCCCTGCGCTACAGCGCGCGGATCGAACTCGGTCTTCGCGCCTTCCTCGAGGAGGGCGGCTTCAAGGGCTTCACCGACACGTTCGAGGACCTCCACGGCATGCGCCAGTTGCCGGGTATGGCCTCGCAGCGGCTCATGGCCGACGGCTACGGCTTCGGCGGCGAAGGCGACTGGAAAACCTCCGCGCTCGTCCGCGCCATGAAGGTCATGGGCGCCGATCTGAAGGGCGGCACCTCCTTCATGGAGGACTACACCTATCACCTGTCGCCCAAGGGTCATCAGGTGCTCGGCGCGCACATGCTCGAGATCTGCCCCTCGATCGCCGCAACCAAGCCTTCCATCGAGATTCACCCGCTCGGCATTGGCGGGAAGGAAGATCCCGTCCGCATGGTGTTCGATGCCGCCACCGGCCCCGCGATCAACGCCTCGCTCGTCGACCTCGGCAACCGGTTCCGCCTCATCGTGAATGAGGTCGACGCCGTGAAGACGCCGAAGCTCCCCAAGCTCCCGGTCGCCCGCGCCGTCTGGGAATGCCGTCCCGATTTCAAGACGGCGTGCGCCGCCTGGATCCTTGCCGGCGGGGCCCACCACACGGGCTACAGCTACACGGTCACGACCGAGCACATGGACGATTTCGCCACCATCGCCGGCATCGAACTCGCGGTGATCAACGGCGATACCAAGCTCAGCCAGTTCAAGCAGGACCTCCGCAACAACGAGGTCTATTTCCACCTGGCCCAGGGCATCCGGGTGTAA
- a CDS encoding sodium:solute symporter, translated as MQLLDWIVITLYFVLIGWVAWYYGRHQKDNVDYFLAGRNAGWVVIGSSIFTSNIGSEHIVGLAGQGAATGMAMAHWEMHAWCLIMLAGLFVPFYYKSGVQTIPEFLEKRFNARTRTILSCVSLVAYVFTKVSVTVYAGAIVFQALLPDTFGSPQNAFWVGAFFTVIVTGVYTVFGGMRAIMYTATPQAVIILFGSAVITTIGLGKLGGWGELVTMAKANADAFALWRPLSDPGFPWLGVLIASPIIGLWYWCTDQYIVQRALSAKDLATARRGSLFGGLLKVWPVLIFLIPGMIGWALHQKGIIQLPMKIGAGGIATSVIDGDQVFPTLVKTLLPVGIRGLIVACLLAALMSSLASLFNSSASLFTVDIYEKLRPGKSPQHLLMVGRIATTVVVGLGMIWIPVMAKISGGGLYQYLQSVQGYLAPPITAVFFLGLFWKRINSTGATWGLAGGFVLGMAKLTIQGFYGTTEGKIHDPAFLAWIGDFNFLYATGVLFALSAIIMVVASLLTPAPDEAKIRGLTYGSIHHDAGAEIKASWDLGNKLMAAGILVCVLSMYLYFSFWLK; from the coding sequence ATGCAACTCCTCGATTGGATAGTCATAACGCTGTACTTCGTCCTTATCGGATGGGTCGCCTGGTACTACGGGCGACACCAGAAGGATAACGTCGATTACTTCCTCGCCGGCCGAAACGCCGGATGGGTCGTGATCGGATCCTCGATCTTCACCTCGAACATCGGATCCGAACACATTGTCGGCCTCGCGGGCCAGGGCGCCGCGACGGGCATGGCCATGGCGCATTGGGAAATGCACGCCTGGTGCCTCATCATGTTGGCCGGGTTGTTCGTGCCGTTCTATTACAAGTCCGGGGTGCAGACGATCCCCGAGTTCTTGGAGAAACGCTTCAATGCACGGACGCGCACCATCCTATCGTGCGTCTCACTCGTGGCCTATGTGTTCACGAAGGTCAGCGTGACAGTTTACGCCGGCGCGATCGTGTTTCAGGCGTTGCTGCCCGATACGTTCGGCTCGCCGCAAAACGCATTCTGGGTCGGCGCGTTCTTCACGGTCATCGTGACCGGCGTCTACACGGTGTTCGGCGGGATGCGCGCGATCATGTACACCGCGACGCCCCAAGCCGTCATCATTCTGTTCGGGTCCGCCGTGATCACGACCATCGGGCTCGGCAAACTCGGCGGCTGGGGTGAACTGGTGACGATGGCGAAGGCCAACGCCGACGCGTTTGCGCTGTGGCGCCCGCTCTCCGATCCTGGCTTCCCCTGGCTGGGCGTGCTGATCGCCTCGCCGATCATTGGCCTGTGGTACTGGTGCACGGACCAATACATCGTGCAGCGTGCGTTGTCGGCGAAGGATCTCGCGACCGCTCGCCGTGGTTCGCTTTTCGGCGGCCTGTTGAAGGTCTGGCCGGTCCTGATCTTCCTGATCCCAGGTATGATCGGCTGGGCTCTGCACCAGAAGGGCATCATCCAGCTGCCAATGAAGATTGGCGCGGGCGGCATCGCCACGTCTGTCATCGACGGCGACCAGGTCTTCCCGACCTTGGTCAAGACCCTGCTGCCGGTCGGCATTCGCGGCCTGATCGTCGCCTGCCTGCTCGCGGCGCTGATGAGCTCGCTTGCCTCGTTGTTCAACTCGAGCGCCTCGCTCTTCACGGTCGATATCTACGAGAAGCTGCGGCCGGGTAAGTCGCCGCAGCACCTGTTGATGGTTGGCCGCATTGCGACGACAGTCGTGGTCGGCTTGGGCATGATCTGGATTCCGGTCATGGCCAAGATCTCGGGCGGTGGTCTCTACCAGTATCTGCAAAGCGTGCAGGGTTATCTTGCTCCGCCGATCACCGCCGTCTTCTTCCTCGGCCTCTTCTGGAAGCGCATCAATTCGACGGGCGCAACCTGGGGCCTCGCGGGCGGATTCGTGCTCGGCATGGCCAAGCTCACCATCCAGGGCTTTTATGGCACGACCGAAGGCAAGATTCACGATCCCGCCTTTCTGGCGTGGATTGGCGACTTCAACTTCCTCTATGCCACGGGCGTTCTGTTTGCGTTGAGCGCCATCATCATGGTGGTCGCGTCGCTGCTGACGCCGGCACCGGACGAGGCGAAGATCCGTGGTCTCACTTACGGTTCGATCCACCACGACGCTGGAGCTGAGATCAAAGCGAGCTGGGACCTGGGCAACAAGCTCATGGCCGCCGGCATCCTGGTCTGCGTGCTCAGCATGTACCTCTACTTCAGCTTCTGGCTGAAGTGA
- a CDS encoding helix-turn-helix transcriptional regulator — MPDYAAKLQRQFGQTLRTERKARGFTQQQLASGASLSLTYVGEIERGQRMVSLDTLRRLAGALDLTAADLLVRARI, encoded by the coding sequence GTGCCTGACTACGCCGCCAAGCTCCAACGCCAGTTCGGACAAACGCTCCGGACCGAGCGCAAGGCCCGCGGTTTCACGCAGCAGCAGCTGGCCTCGGGCGCCTCGCTGAGCCTCACCTACGTCGGCGAAATCGAGCGCGGCCAGCGCATGGTCTCGCTCGACACGCTGCGCCGGCTCGCCGGCGCTCTCGACCTCACGGCCGCCGACCTTCTCGTTCGCGCTCGCATCTAG
- a CDS encoding ribulokinase, with amino-acid sequence MFTLGIDYGTNSVRALVVRCSDGKELGSCVVNYPSGHQGILLDPKDHNLARQHPGDYLIGLERSVKGALAVARKQRGFDAARVIGVGVDTTGSSPIPVDAANRPLALDPKWKKNLNAQCWLWKDHTSIREAAQITALAAQHRPQYIAKCGNTYSSEWFWSKLWHCLNVDPKVFKAAYSWVELADWLPSVLAGITDPRQVQRGVCAAGHKALYAEDWGGLPDKEFLTLLDPKLADLRDRLFEKAHDASESAGQLCPAWAKKLGLPAGIPIAMGEFDVHYGAIGCGVAEGVLVKVIGTSSCDCGVVSAGKPIKDIPGICGIVKGAILPGFYGIEAGQSAVGDIFKWWVEVVCQGEGSLHAQLTKEASAQRPGQSGLLALDWNNGNRTILVDPQLTGLLLGQTLYTTQAEIYRALIEATAFGARAILERTKEYGVPVNRIVCAGGIAEKNPMLMQIYADITGCTMQVSGSSQACALGAAVSAAVLAGAHPDFPSAQKAMTSVAPKSYKPNAKARKVYDQLYQLYREVHDAFGGLNRSADLSRVMKDLLALKHAQRA; translated from the coding sequence ATGTTCACCCTCGGCATCGATTACGGAACCAATTCCGTCCGTGCACTCGTCGTTCGCTGCAGCGACGGCAAAGAACTCGGCTCCTGCGTGGTCAATTACCCCAGCGGCCATCAAGGCATCCTGCTCGACCCCAAGGATCACAACCTGGCGCGGCAGCATCCCGGCGATTACCTCATCGGCCTCGAGCGCAGCGTGAAGGGCGCGCTCGCCGTCGCCCGCAAGCAGCGCGGTTTCGACGCGGCCCGCGTTATCGGCGTCGGCGTCGACACCACCGGCTCCAGCCCGATCCCGGTCGACGCCGCCAACCGCCCGCTCGCGCTCGATCCGAAGTGGAAGAAAAATCTCAACGCGCAGTGCTGGCTCTGGAAGGACCACACGAGCATCCGCGAAGCCGCGCAGATCACCGCGCTCGCCGCCCAACACCGCCCGCAGTACATCGCCAAGTGCGGCAACACCTACTCGTCCGAGTGGTTCTGGTCCAAGCTCTGGCACTGTCTCAACGTCGACCCCAAGGTGTTCAAGGCGGCCTACTCCTGGGTGGAACTGGCTGACTGGCTGCCGTCCGTCCTCGCCGGCATCACCGATCCGCGCCAGGTCCAGCGGGGCGTCTGCGCCGCTGGACACAAGGCCCTCTACGCCGAGGACTGGGGTGGCCTGCCCGACAAGGAGTTCCTCACCCTCCTCGACCCGAAGCTCGCCGATCTCCGCGACCGTCTCTTTGAGAAGGCGCACGACGCCTCCGAGAGCGCCGGCCAGCTCTGCCCCGCGTGGGCGAAGAAACTCGGGCTCCCCGCCGGCATCCCGATCGCGATGGGCGAATTCGACGTCCACTACGGCGCGATCGGCTGCGGCGTTGCCGAGGGCGTGCTCGTCAAGGTCATCGGCACCTCCTCCTGTGACTGCGGCGTCGTCTCCGCCGGGAAGCCGATCAAGGACATCCCGGGCATCTGCGGCATCGTGAAGGGCGCGATCCTCCCCGGCTTCTACGGCATTGAGGCCGGCCAATCCGCCGTCGGCGACATCTTCAAGTGGTGGGTCGAGGTCGTGTGCCAGGGAGAGGGTTCGCTTCACGCCCAACTCACCAAGGAGGCATCCGCCCAGCGTCCCGGCCAGTCGGGCCTGCTCGCGCTCGATTGGAACAATGGCAACCGCACCATCCTCGTTGACCCGCAGCTCACCGGCCTCCTCCTCGGCCAGACACTCTACACGACGCAGGCCGAGATCTACCGCGCGCTGATCGAGGCCACCGCCTTCGGTGCCCGCGCCATCCTCGAGCGCACCAAGGAATACGGCGTGCCCGTCAACCGCATCGTCTGCGCCGGCGGCATCGCGGAGAAGAACCCGATGCTCATGCAGATCTACGCCGACATCACCGGCTGCACCATGCAGGTCTCCGGCTCGTCGCAGGCCTGCGCCCTCGGCGCGGCGGTCTCCGCCGCCGTCCTCGCCGGCGCCCACCCGGACTTCCCGTCCGCCCAAAAGGCCATGACCTCGGTCGCGCCCAAGAGCTACAAGCCGAACGCCAAGGCCCGCAAGGTGTACGACCAACTCTACCAGTTGTATCGTGAAGTCCATGACGCCTTCGGCGGGCTCAACCGCTCGGCCGATCTCTCGCGCGTCATGAAGGACCTCCTCGCGCTCAAGCACGCGCAGCGCGCCTGA
- a CDS encoding aldose epimerase family protein, with amino-acid sequence MKTIMPFLRCSALALTASIAVLSAPACSAANVKSFGKLPDGREAHLYTLQNASGFRADISDFGGIVVSLYVADKNGKLADVSLGFDNAADYLLKKAPYFGALIGRYGNRIAHGKFTLDGQTYSLPLNDKPGNIPCSLHGGDVGFDKVLWTAKPATIEGNPALVLTYVSKDGEMGYPGTLTVEVTYSVTPKNELRIDYKATTDKATPVNLTNHTYFNLKGEGNGSILDHVLMMKAAKTTPVNAGLIPTGEIVPVAGTPLDFTTPHAIGERINVPNEQLKFGGGYDHNWVLDNQSGKLELVATLHEPASGRFMEVFTTEPGLQFYCGNFLDGTLVGKSGKAYGHRSGLCLETQHYPDSPNQPSFPSTILRPGETLKSTTLYRFSAK; translated from the coding sequence ATGAAAACGATCATGCCATTCCTGCGGTGCAGCGCGCTCGCGCTGACCGCCTCGATCGCGGTGCTGAGCGCACCCGCGTGTTCCGCCGCCAACGTGAAGTCGTTTGGCAAGCTGCCGGACGGCCGTGAAGCGCACCTCTACACGCTGCAAAATGCCAGCGGCTTCCGCGCCGACATCAGCGACTTCGGCGGCATCGTGGTCAGCCTGTATGTGGCGGACAAAAACGGAAAGCTGGCGGATGTCTCTCTTGGTTTCGACAACGCGGCGGACTACTTGCTGAAGAAGGCGCCGTATTTCGGCGCGCTGATCGGCCGCTACGGCAACCGCATCGCGCACGGCAAGTTCACGCTCGACGGCCAGACGTACTCGCTCCCGCTGAACGACAAGCCCGGCAACATTCCCTGCTCGCTGCACGGCGGCGACGTCGGCTTCGACAAGGTTCTCTGGACCGCGAAGCCCGCTACGATCGAGGGCAACCCGGCGCTCGTCCTCACCTACGTGAGCAAGGACGGCGAGATGGGCTATCCCGGCACGCTGACGGTCGAGGTGACCTACTCGGTGACGCCGAAGAACGAACTGCGCATCGATTACAAGGCGACGACCGACAAGGCGACGCCGGTGAACCTGACGAACCACACGTATTTCAACCTGAAAGGGGAGGGCAACGGCTCGATCCTCGACCACGTGCTGATGATGAAGGCGGCGAAAACGACCCCGGTGAACGCGGGCCTGATCCCGACCGGCGAGATCGTACCGGTGGCCGGCACGCCGCTCGACTTCACCACGCCGCACGCGATCGGTGAGCGCATCAACGTTCCGAACGAGCAGCTGAAGTTCGGCGGCGGCTACGACCACAACTGGGTGCTCGACAACCAGAGCGGCAAGCTGGAGCTCGTCGCGACGCTGCATGAGCCCGCGTCGGGTCGTTTCATGGAGGTGTTCACGACCGAGCCCGGGCTGCAGTTCTACTGCGGCAACTTCCTGGACGGCACCCTGGTCGGCAAGAGCGGCAAGGCCTACGGCCACCGCAGCGGCCTGTGCCTCGAGACGCAGCACTATCCCGACTCGCCGAATCAGCCGAGCTTCCCGAGCACGATCCTGCGGCCGGGCGAGACGCTGAAGAGCACCACCCTTTACCGCTTCAGCGCAAAATAA